A window of the Cuculus canorus isolate bCucCan1 chromosome 3, bCucCan1.pri, whole genome shotgun sequence genome harbors these coding sequences:
- the LOC128851898 gene encoding gallinacin-13-like encodes MRILQVLFAVIVILLSQDIHARGLSDSQQCRSNHGHCRRLCFHMERWEGSCSNGRLRCCR; translated from the exons ATGCGGATTCTCCAGGTGCTCTTTGCAGTCATTGTCATTCTCCTCTCCCAGGACATTCACG CAAGAGGCCTTTCAGATAGCCAGCAGTGCAGAAGCAACCATGGCCACTGCCGGAGGCTTTGCTTCCATATGGAACGCTGGGAAGGAAGCTGCAGCAACGGCCGCCTACGCTGCTGCCGATGA
- the LOC128851897 gene encoding gallinacin-12-like, with protein sequence MRSIMPTAHRAFCKISCSALRFSSRTRAMRIIWFILIFISLSSHGGAHGPDSCNHIGGLCRVGNCVSGEYLARYCFEPIILCCKLLSPTTTKS encoded by the exons atGCGATCCATCATGCCAACCGCACATAGAGCCTTCTGCAAAATCTCGTGCTCAGCCCTGCGATTTTCCAGCAGAACCAGAGCAATGCGGATCATTTGGTTCATTTTAATCTTCATCTCCTTGAGCAGTCACG GAGGAGCTCATGGGCCAGACAGTTGTAACCACATAGGAGGCTTGTGCCGAGTTGGAAACTGTGTTTCTGGTGAATATCTGGCCAGATACTGCTTCGAACCCATTATTCTCTGTTGCAAACTTCTGTCACCCACTACCACAAAGAGCTGA
- the LOC128851896 gene encoding gallinacin-11-like — protein sequence MKLFSCFMPLLLFLLQAVPGLGLPKDTLRCVGYHGFCFRSKSCPRPFAAFGTCAWRQKTCCIDTTSNFHTCQDEGGHCVPPPIKCLQEQEGPCPHREWKCCTEV from the exons ATGAAACTCTTCTCCTGCTTCAtgcctcttctcctcttccttctccaggctgttcCAG GTCTTGGCTTGCCCAAAGACACCTTACGTTGTGTTGGATACCATGGTTTCTGCTTCCGTTCAAAATCCTGCCCACGGCCATTTGCTGCGTTTGGGACTTGCGCTTGGCGTCAGAAGACCTGCTGTATAG ATACGACATCAAACTTCCATACTTGTCAAGACGAGGGGGGCCATTGTGTTCCTCCACCAATCAAATGTCTGCAAGAGCAAGAGGGACCTTGCCCTCACAGAGAATGGAAGTGCTGCACAGAAGTGTAA